The Chelonoidis abingdonii isolate Lonesome George chromosome 11, CheloAbing_2.0, whole genome shotgun sequence genomic interval TGGGGATCTGATTGTTCTCTGTAAAAACACTGCGGGGTAAATACCAGGGAAGGTGAAGAGCTGTTGAAGATAAAGAACAATGGTGGTATAagagcaaatggatataaattggccatgaacaaattcaggctggaaattagaagacgGTTTTTAACCATCAAGGGGGCAggttctagaacagcctcccaataggagttaTGGGGGCCAACAACTTAGTTATTGTTTTAAGAATGAGGTGGGCTAATTTTTTCGTAGAATTGTATGACAGGATTCATTGTGGTGGTGAGGAGCAGAGCTTGGCAACCCTGGGGGCCAATTCTGTTGCCATGTTCCTAAAATCTCCagtttcagggcttcagctgatcgggaagggaattttttccccaatgtAGTTTTGGTTGGTTGGGTGATTTGTTTGGGCATATTTTGGAGGTGGcagggttgtggggtttttttggtcttcttcctctgaagcatcaggactgggcatggctggagatgggacacaggacagggtgggccagggctctgaggtggcaccaagctTTTCTCTCacagtgcttggctggctggttctcgctcacatgctcagggtctaactgatcaccacatgtggggtcaggaaagaattttccccaggtcagactggcagtgaccttATGGGGGGGTTCATCTTCCTCGGTAGTGTGGGGTGTGGATCATATGCTGGGatcatctgggcatatctcatttaatcaactccctgccatggcaggggcCTCGAGCCTTGGTGCCTCTCAGTCCCTCCTAGTCTTTgtctgtggcacacaatagtctAGCCTCCTGAAGGCCGTGATACAATTTCCATTGtagggtttagtgtgcaggtgccgGGTGGTGCTTGTGACCTGTGATACACAGGTCAGATTATctggtggccccttctggccttaaactctgtgactctgggctgtggttcaagtccctgttctggcacagatttcctgtgtgaccttgggcaagccacttagtcACTCTGGATCTTCGTTACCTATCCACCCCATGGAGTTAAGAGCCCTGCCCAGCCTCACTGGAGTGTGAATTCAAACAGGcgcaggtgcagagaagggctgctaggatgacCAGGAGGATGGAGAGCTGGTCTGACTAGAGGAGACTGGAgatcttggcttgtttagcctagcaaacaCAGGCTGGCAGGGGATCTGATGGTTCTCTGCACATACCTCAGGGGTCGGGGgaaagaagagctatttaagctaatgGATAATGCTGACACCAGAACAAATGGGGATAAACTGGCCAGGAATAAAttgaggctggaaattagaagacgggttctaaccatcagaggaaggAGCTTCTGGAGAAGACCCCCAGTAGGAGGAGTGGGGACAAACACCCAAACTAGTTTGAAGATGGAACTTGACGTGTTTACGAATGGGATGATATGATGGGGGATGCCTGCAATAGCAGGGGATTCGACTGGATGACCCAGGAGCTCCCTTCGAGTCCTGACCTGGGTTCCCACTGTGTTTTAGCATCAGTCAGTTCCTGAGGCATAAATCTGAACTGGGTTAACTAAAGTGCTGTTTGCAAATGGAGTGAAAACCATGCCGGTTGGAGTGTCTACACTTATCTTGGTTCTGCTTCATCCGTTTTGACAGCGGGAAGCTAACCCCAGAATGGCCAAATCCAAAATAAGAGTGTCTCCATGGGATTTTGCACAGGGTTAACTAAATTCAGTCAAACTGGTGCAACCCACATGTAGCAAAAGCCACACCCCTATTTGCCCATCAAGGATGGCATTATGATAGGGCTTCTTCCACTAACCTATGCCCTTCGAAAGGGAAGTATGTTCTCAAGAAGGAAATCTTCATATTTCTTGTGCAGCCCTTGGTGTAAATAGTTTGGGCTGCTGGAATTTGTTACCTTTATACAGTTAGGGTTTTCTGCTATTGAAACTCACGTCCTAAGCCCTGGCTCAGAGGCAAAGGACTGGTTGCCGCCAGGCTCACAGGAGATAGGGCACAGCCCGCTGTAAAGACACGTAGGCATGGAGGATGCTAGGAAGGACATTCATGGCTCAGACCTAATTTTCCCCTCTCTGAGTCTTTATTCCCACATTGCACTTGCAGGTTTGAGCATTTCAGAGCACGCTCAGCTCCGGCTGGTGAATGGCTCGAGTCGTTGTTCTGGAAGAGTCGAGGTACTTCATAACCAGAAGTGGGGAACTGTGTGTGATGAGGGCTGGGACTTACAGGATGCCGGAGtcgtgtgcaggcagctgggctgtgggacggCGTtatcagctccagggctggctgagTTTGGAGAAGGGTCTGACCCCATCTGGCTGGCTGAGGTTAACTGCACAGGGACAGAAGCTACCCTCTCTGAATGCAGAGCTAGTCCTTGGGGAGGCAAGAACTGTACCCAAAGAAAAGATGCCAGTGTTGACTGCTCAGGTAATATTAACCCCTGTCTTATTGTGCAGGAGGTGGAGGCGTTCTCCTCCCCATAGTCAGTTCTCACCCCAAATGCTCCAGAGCAGTGTTGGGAGCAttgtgctgctgggagtggggtgagTGACTGTAACATGTCCAACAAAGCTGCCACACTGAGGTGTGCTAtggggcctcagtttctcttctggGTGTGACCTGCGGATACTCATACATCTCCCAACTGCAGTTTCAAATGAAGTCTCCCCTTCTGggttttccacatcctctctggtCCCTTTTCCCACCATCACAGTCCCCTCTGGGACTCTTCTCTCAGGCTagacagccccaccccagccctgctccctatGCTGAGCTCCCACATGGTCACATGGTCCTTCCCAGCCATGTGCTGACCTGGGacatcccccactccctccagggAAACCATGTTCAGGCCCCTCAAGGGGCACTCCCAATGCCCCCCGACCGCACTCTGAGGTGTCCCAACTTTGGTCCAGGGGGCCCTGTGTTCTCTGTACTCAGTGCCTCCATCTATTGGCCAGGTGCATGAAGGGCCAGACAGCCCCTGTGATCTCTAGGGCATTGTACAGAGCCAAGGGCCAGCCCATGAGAAGGGGAAACCACGATTCATCCCCGGTTAGGGTTGGAGCAGGGGAGTCGACAGGGAGGTTGGATAACAGAGTCACCCCACCATGCCACAGCAATAACCACTGCCTGCCCACAACCACGCAGGCACAACACACgctcccccacagccctccatCCACCTGAGGGACAATGGCAGGAGGGGGGCCCTTTGCtgggaggttgacagctcacccCACTGGATGCAGTGGGTCCCTGCCTGCTCCTAGCTCCTGTTGCAGAGGGGCTGTCCCATGCAGGCAGATCTTCCCCCCATGGCAGTAGGGGTGCTCCCAGCATGGGTGGGCtctctgggctctgcagctggtgATGTGGCTTGTTCATTGGGCTCCTAGTCCCGTATCCATGGGCACAAGCATCTCAAGCACAGCCAAGCTAGGCAGCCTCAATTCTGCCCTGTGCTGCTGACTGTTGGGGGGCTGAGAGGGGCTTTTCACAAGCGTTCAATCTGAATTTCCAGAATTCCCAGCTCTGTAACATGCCCACTGGGCCATACGTGCACCTGAGAGACCAGCACTGTCCAAACCCCCCAGTCActgcagggcagagttaaggttgattGGTGCTTAGCTGGGACCTCCCAGATCGTAACATGCTGAGAGTTCTTTGCAGTTTCAccttaacactgaatttcctgggtttagtGCACTTGGTTGGGGGAAAAATTACAGCACCCCCTTGGGGTGGATTTTACTGTTTAGTCTTTTTTCTCCTGGGGCATTTGTAGGTTTGACCATTTCGGAACACACTCAGCTCCGCCTGGTGAACGGCCCAAGTCGCTGTGCTGGCCGAGTCGAGGTGCTTCATGACCAGCAATGGGGAGCCGTGTGTGATCGCAGCTGGGATACTAATGATGCCAAAGTTGTGTGCAGGCAGCTGGCATGTGGGGCAGTGTTATCAGTCCCAGACAAAGCTTGGTTTGGAGAAGGGTCTGACCCCATCTGGCTGGATGAGATTAACTGCACAGGAACAGAAGCTTCCCTCACCGAGTGCAGGGCTAGACTTTGGGGAGACCATAACTGTACTCATGAAGAAGATGCCGGTGTTGTGTGCTCAGGTAACCCTCACATATGTAAGTCGCTGTGCTGGCCGAGTCGAGGTGCTTCATGACCAGCAATGGGGAGCCGTGTGTGATCGCAGCTGGGATACTAATGATGCCAAAGTTGTGTGCAGGCAGCTGGCATGTGGGGCAGTGTTATCAGTCCCAGACAAAGCTTGGTTTGGAGAAGGGTCTGACCCCATCTGGCTGGATGAGATTAACTGCACAGGAACAGAAGCTTCCCTCACCGAGTGCAGGGCTAGACTTTGGGGAGACCATAACTGTACTCATGAAGAAGATGCCGGTGTTGTGTGCTCAGGTAACCCTCACATATGTAATTTCCTGCATGGCGATAGGGACCTGTACTGGAGTGATGGTGGTTCAGCAGGGGGCACCCTCCTCTCATAGTCAGTGCTGGTCTCAGTGACCCCGCCTCGCATTAGTGGGCCTGGTTCGCAGTCAGTGCTGGACCTAGGGGGTGCTgtactgcagggagcaggggctgcagctcaAAGTTTTTCATTACAACTTTgacataaaataaaagataatattCTTAATCAATACTAAGTAGCAGCTGcccttaatgattttaaaaataaaaaatagaccAGCAATAGAACATATGGTAATATAACAATAGCAGAATATTATGTCAGATCATTACTTGTCAGTGGTGGTAGTGCATATTAGTCACTTGCACTACTGACAAGTCAAAAAATGACATACAAATAATATGCACATTAATATAACCTCATCGAACCgaatttgaaacaaaagtttgaaattccaaaacaaaataagaaaatggGAATGttctgaaactgatttttttcagaatttccaattcatgagaaatttcaaaatgatttggtTTGGTCCTgtgaactgaaattttcaaatttcAGCCACCTGTAGTTCTTATCCTGTCCTCATCACTGATGTGGTGGAACACCTTGCGCTAGCCAAATGGCCACACTGCCCTGTGTTTGTGTTGGAGAAGGCAGGTCAGAGGTGTGCTGCTGGCACTGAGAGTGGAAGGCATTAAAGGTCTGCAACGGTTCTTAGTTCCTGAGGCAGTTTACTCTACAGCCCCTGAGCAAGTTCTGCATCCAGCTTTACCCCTATGGGAGAGAGCTCCATGTTGCAAGGGAAGCTGATCCACAttctagagcaggcctgcacaacatacggcctgcggagcctcactgtgcgcccacagggggattctaaatcccccacACACggcgctctgcgggcagcccagagccctttaaatctcagccgctgCCGGGAgtcaaaggctctgggctgcccgcagccacggggagccctgagaactttaaatctcagctgctgTCGGGAgtcaaaggctctgggctgcccgcagccacggggagccctgagccctttaaatctcagctgcggccgggaatcaaagggctctgggctgcccttaGCCCCGGGGAACcctaagccctttaaatctcagccccagccccggaAAGTTCCGGGTTCCCCCAGAcaccagagccccgggccctttaatttgccccgagctcccagccacctcttcagctgggagcccctagttgatttaaaataaaatatcacctccccacccccaaccttcctttttggcccacagctgttttggtggggcggcgctggggaaggagggtttgtttctgcagggctgggcggtgctggagCGGGGTGTTTTCGTGGGGCCAGGAAGTgcccggggctgggggggttcggccttcctctgttttctttggagtaatgtggcccttgccactttacgagttgtgcaggccaaTGCccactgcttcagagggaatgaacagaacaggtaatcaccaagtgatccatgccctgttgcccattcccagcttctggcaaacagaggctagggacaccatgcctGCCCGGCTTGGCTAATGTACAGCAGTGTGGGAAGTGATTCAGAACCCAAGATTTTTGCAAACAGGTGCCAACAAAGGCTAAAAATGGGAAACACGCCATTAACAATAATGAAAAGTGGCAATTTTTGAAGAACTGCTCTGCTATGGGTCTGACCCCAAGCTGCTGCAAACCAGCATTGACATTTCAACTACCCAGCACATGATCATTTCTAAGTTTCATTCATTGCCACTTTTTCatccttcctttaaaaaaatcctcttccaACACTCCCGTAGAGGTAGCGGCCACTTGTTCCTTTTAGCTCTGACCTCGGTACAGCTCTATGGTAATGCCTGTGGTGCATTGGTGGGTTTGACCGTTTCAGAGCAGTCCCAGCTCCGGCTGGTGAACAGCCAGAGTCGCTGCACAGGAAGACTCGAAGTGCTTCATAACCAGCAATGGGGAACCGTGTGTGATCACAGCTGGGACCTACGTGATGCTGAAGTCGTGTGCAGGCAGCTGAGCTGCGGGACGGCATTATTAGCCCCAGGAAGAGCGCAGTTTGGAGAAGGCTCTGACCCCATCTGGCTGAATGATGTCCACTGCACAGGGACAGAGGAGGCCATCACCGAATGCAGGGCCAAGCCCTGGGGAGTCCATAACTGCACCCATGGAGAAACTGCTGGTGTTGTGTGCTCAGGTAATATTAGCCCGGATCATCCcaagggggcgctgtgctgcaggaattAGTGCCAATAGCTCACCAAAGAGCATTCTCCTCTCTGAGCCCGCTCGAACCCTAATGCTCTGCTCTTGCAGACGGAGTTACTGTGGGGATGGAGATACCGCTTGGGCTTCATTGGTGAGCAGACCCAGCCTGCGCTCATGGGAGCTCACCATCCTCTGTCACTTTTACTGGACTCTGGGTGCTAACCCCATTTCCTTAGCTCATTGGCAAGTTGAGAAATTAATAGGTTTTAAAGTCTAAAGGACCATTACAGCCAGCCCATAGAATCCTTCCCAGTCTCTGCTACAGGGAGCCCACACCTTCTGGATGAGCTATAGCTTATGTTTCATAATGACA includes:
- the LOC116819967 gene encoding LOW QUALITY PROTEIN: scavenger receptor cysteine-rich domain-containing protein DMBT1-like (The sequence of the model RefSeq protein was modified relative to this genomic sequence to represent the inferred CDS: deleted 1 base in 1 codon) encodes the protein MEDARKDIHGSDLIFPSLSLYSHIALAGLSISEHAQLRLVNGSSRCSGRVEVLHNQKWGTVCDEGWDLQDAGVVCRQLGCGTALSAPGLAEFGEGSDPIWLAEVNCTGTEATLSECRASPWGGKNCTQRKDASVDCSGLTISEHTQLRLVNGPSRCAGRVEVLHDQQWGAVCDRSWDTNDAKVVCRQLACGAVLSVPDKAWFGEGSDPIWLDEINCTGTEASLTECRARLWGDHNCTHEEDAGVVCSGNPHYVSRCAGRVEVLHDQQWGAVCDRSWDTNDAKVVCRQLACGAVLSVPDKAWFGEGSDPIWLDEINCTGTEASLTECRARLWGDHNCTHEEDAGVVCSEQSQLRLVNSQSRCTGRLEVLHNQQWGTVCDHSWDLRDAEVVCRQLSCGTALLAPGRAQFGEGSDPIWLNDVHCTGTEEAITECRAKPWGVHNCTHGETAGVVCSGLSISEPAQLQLVNGPHRCTGRVEVFLSQQWGTVCDDDWDFLDARVVCKQLGCGMASLAPHEAHFGRGSHLIWLDHVNCSGTEAALSECRARPWGVHDCNHREDASVVCSGPAMSLGVWLLRSALVLLLLGSAPIITCILEKGAPILPEPLRTGNGNKGQPGEDPAMGEESVIYANVPSLLAPRDLSERCTDGEDTSNTGLRGSLAWNREMAASAPSVQTFHPPCLLH